The Hippocampus zosterae strain Florida chromosome 11, ASM2543408v3, whole genome shotgun sequence genome includes the window GATTACCCCCATTGCTGCATTCTTTACTTCCCCAAATGATTGGCTGCGTTAGGTTTGCCGAAAGAATGTAGAGTATGCAGAGTCGGGAGCGATAAGAATAGCTGTATTTTTGTGTGCCACTGCCTTGGCTCATAATACTGAATGTGTTATCCGAGGGAGCAGCATGCCACACGAAGCTATGTGCATGTGACGCATGGCTGAGCAGCATTCCTTCTCCTGAGTGCATCGCAGGGCAGAGATAGTAGGAAGGCATCGCTGCCTGACCTCCAGCAACAGCGAGGAACCGAAAGGAGTGAGAGAAGTGCAGCAGAAGCATGAAGGGTGACAGCAACACTGGGAACATGTAGTTAAGTGGAATGAAGTACCCTTTGTCGCAGATAAGATCATTCTGCTTTTCTGGCCGCCGTCACTCCAGTAATTTCAGCGACAGATGTAACCTATTATACTGTTGGCCGACCAGAAAATCTATGTAGATCAACATAAGTCCAAGCATTAAGAGACAAACCTCGCAAGAGCCAGATTGATCATGTGAATCACTCGAATACGTTCTCACAGTATCAATCTGGCAATGGGATTTGCTCTGGAAATGCAGGACATTCAATGCAAAACTGGTTGGGCGATGTGGCAACTTGTGCACGCCAACCTTTAACTTGTTTTTTGACCAAAATGTCATCACCggcatgcattttgttttgatcagtCGAGTCCTGTTATCTCGATGGTTGGCACAGACAACATCATGGCATTGACtgatgtttgtcatttttgctgCTTAAATGTACGGATAAAGGCcggaattaattaattaagtgCAGCAATCATACATTCGTCCACCGGTGACACCatctttggtttgtttgtgtccCCCAGTCTTGGACCCATATCCCACCCCCAAACACACCGTTGCTTCCTAAATGATGGTGCGGCTCGAGACAAGATGGATTCTCTGGTTTTTGTCAACTCACGAGTACCGTGAGAATTCTGATTGCAGGCAAGGTTATTAAGCTGCTGCAGGTTTGGTAAATTCAATTCACATTTATTACTGGATGAAGACAACATCACTGGCATGGGGGCTATTCTTAAATTGTCGGACTAAGGAGTGTTACGGAAGAGGAGGCTGAATGATGGGTCCACCGTCGTCAAGTTGTCAACCCACTTCCAGTGGGGTTCGTACGCGCCTGGCCCTGGTGTCACCTGGATTGGGTAACAGCAACATTCTCACATACAGTATACCTAATAGACCAGGGATCGTGAAgctatggctcgcgagccatatgtggctcttttgatgattgcatctggctcgcagataaaacgaaataaagaaaacatCGATTGCATACCTTATTTCTCCATGTTATGACCCCCACttaattcaaatattttcatattaaaaTGATCATTCAATTATCCTTCTATCTTGAAAATGTTGCAATTTAATGAACCAGATTTGAAAAACAACTATACAGCATGTTCAGGAAGTTCCTAACGActgtgaagaaaaaagaaagactcaCCGAGTGTACAGTGTGGAGCCGTGGCAACTTGGatttgaaacaggaagtgataCCATCTGCAGGTTTGCTTGAAAGAGTGTACGCACCCGGAGCAGGGCCTTCCTTCTGGGGCAATCACACAGAAAGTTTTGCTCAttaattagtcttttttttttagctatatCGTTGACGTTAGACCGATTCGTACTTGCAAAATCagcacttttcaggagacccctCAAAAAGAAATTTGTTCAACCATTCACATGGCTTTATGAAAAAGAGCGATCCATTTTCAACGCTTTGGAGTGGACAATAATTGATCCAATCCACTACACAGCTAATTTGTGGATCAAAATAATTGTACTCAAAACGTAACCATTGGAGTCTCACAGCCAGTGGGTCACCGTGTAGCAACATCATTTTTTAAGAATAGTTGCCACCACAAGTTATGTGGCACGTTATGCTGCCTTTCACTTCCTCACATCAATAGCCACAAATATTGGCGTGCACatgaggcaaaaacaaaaacaaccctccAGTTTCATTCTCAAATATTCGACTGTCCCCCCACAGGGCCATCTCCAGTTGACTATGATCCAAACTGAATGGTAGTTCCCTATTTCAGTGTTTCCCAAactatatataccggtatgttttttttttctccatataaGTGACAGATGGGGCGGCCCAGTGGGCCAGTGGtaagcgcgttgacctcacagagcggaggtaccgggttgaagtccagctccggcctccatgtggagtttgcatgttctccccgggcctgcatgggttttctccgggtactccggtttcccactttccaaaaacatgcattgcaggttaatggagcactctaaattgtccttaagtgcgaatggctgttcatctctgtgtgccctacgattggctcgcaaccggttcagggtgtcccctgcctagtgcccgaagacagctgggataggctacggcaccccccgcaacccttgtgaggatctgTGGATCGgaacatgaatgaataatgtacaGATCATTTCCTGCGGAACACCTAATGATGTCTCACGGCACACTAATGTGCCACGGAATCACTGCCCTATTTGATTCTCTTGAGCTGGTCTGGGGTGCTCCGAAATGTGCCAAGTGCTTAATGCATTTGGACTTAATGGGAGAGCGATATAACCAAATAGCCGCTGACGTTTGGGAACGTTCTATGAAAGttgatcatttaaaatcaaCAAGATGTCATTGATGCATGTTCATGTGTGCATGAACATGCAATGACAAACTGTCGAGTTAAGTTTGCCGTAGGATTTGTGTAATGAGCTTAACCTTTGACAATTAACATATCTCGGAGTCGCCATGACACCACTAACAGCAGAAAACTGCTCCCAACTCTGCAGTAATAACACCCTCGGGATTTTGTTTGCGCCTTTCCTTCCGTGTCAACACTCTGCAGCTGCCAACGTGTCTCAAATATCCATCAGCTACCGTCATGGCGACTCGGTGAAGGCTGCAACACATTGCAATATGAGCCTAAGGTGAACTACACGCGCCTTCAAATAGGGGAATCGGTTTTCTTTCGCTCTTGGGGTTGTCGTAGCCTGCTTGTGCGTGACCCAAACCAGATACACATTACAAAAGGCCACAACTTGTAACCAAAACCTATTGTAAGTGTTTTGGAACAAAGCCGCTTTGTGAGCGGTGGAAAGACTGATTGGTCTGAATAAGGAGTCTTGGCGATCAAATACTTACGGGTGGAAAGGGGATTCTTTGGACGCTTGACCGAAATATAGCATGCCTGCGGAGAAGAAAATGAATGATGGGACtgtcataaaagaaaaaaaaagaacaaggatGAACAGAAAGTACAGAGAAAACGAAAGAACAGAATGGCGATTTCTCCTCTATCTTTGTGCTTGGAGAAGGAAAAGAGAGAAGGAAGGAGAAGTTAGGAGAAGAAACCGATTGAAGCTCGCACCATTGTGATTTGTGTGTCAAATGCTTACTTGCGGGGCATCTTCTCCACTGGTTTCGCTCTCACATTGTAATCGCACGGTGAAGTGTTTTTATGCTAGAATATAGAAGAGGATTAAAGAGATCTTTCAATCCCTATTTTAGAGGGCAAATCTTACAATGGTGAGTGGTACGTCATGATGCCAGAAGCTCTTTTTCGGTGAGTTTTTAGCTCAGTTCTCTGTCTTCTGAGATGGTATCAATAAAATTCTCCTTCTAATTGGGCTGTTTTAAATGAACCCAACCTTGTCCCTAATCCCCTGAGTGACAACATCAGGCCGTGGACGTGTTTTGAAAGAGGAGGATGCCATTGCCTGGCGCATCTGCACTTCCTCTGTTTTCAATCCCATCGGCTGATGTTCACGGTCAGTGCCTTTAATGCCACGGTTCTTCCTAATAGGGTTCACGTTAGATTCCTCGATCAAGTCCCGGATGCGATACAGGCCTGGCATTGGAGTATCttaaacattttacaaatgtacCAATCAGTGATACAGTGTGAAAAGATTGAATTCTAAGTACACAcatattgtttattgttctgATTATTAACAGTGGTTGAATCTTAGATTTAAGTTGAAATGTGACTTGTGACTTTAACATTCTATATAAGGTTTTGTGCTGACAAAGAATAGGCTCCTTGAAATATACTTtgtcaagaaaaaacaaactgatttgaaacAGATTTTGAAAGACTTTGAAGATGCCACTGTATAAgccaagtgtcaaactcaaggcctgcgggtcagatctggcccgccacattattttTTATGGCCTCATACGTAATAAATAAGACAtattggaagcattttcttgtaaccaGACCCTTCATTacagtaacaaaaaataattgaataaaccgTAGTTGACTTTtcaaatttggtttcagtcataacggccctccaagggaaacaataactaaaatgtggcccatgacaaaaatgagtttgacaccgctggTACAAGCTATTGATCGACTGGACGTGACAAAGCATATGGCAATTTAACAAATGCCTTTCTCTCTCCCACCAGTCACCAGTGACCATGAAGCTCTTCTTGCCTATCGCCTGGGAAATCAACATAGGATGTAGGCCGAAAGACACAATAGTCTCTGCTGTGGTAACTTTGTCATGGCAATTGCAAAAACATGGCAACTAATTTGAAATCACACAATGAGGACCTTACCTTATCTGCTCTGTGAGCAGCACTCCATGTGTCACCTACATTGAGAGACATCGCTGCAATGTACCTGTACTCATTTCAGCTCTGCTCACTATGTGGGTGACCGGAAATTCACTGACACCTTAGCACCATTAAAACTGTGTTACTATAGCAGCGACTTCACAATCAATTTTTAAACAAGCTGACTCACTTCATTGTGAGCTAAGTTTAAACTTATCGGGTGTCAAGTGTGACAGGAAGACAGTTACTGAACCGAACTGGTGTACGTATGGAACTCCATGTAAATTGCATTCATTCAATTCAACTTGTTCAAACATGAAACTCTAGGGCAAGCAAATACAAGAGTAACACCggttgcttaactcattcactcccaaagacgcttttaaacgtcttttcagacttggtcagccaattctggacaaaGTCTTCTggtccagccaattctggaccaagtctgaaaagacgtttaaacgtctttgggagtgaatgagttaagcaatcCCGTTTGATAAACTCAGGAATTTATTTGACCATAAATGTAGGCTACTGTATTGCCCTATGAAGTGTTTTCAGTCATCTCCACAGAACACTGATAAAGGACATTGTCCAAGCCACACAAAGCCATGGTTAGACATGGCTGCTTCCTTCCTTTTATACTATGTAAAACACTTTAACAATGCCATAAATTGAGTCACACTAACTTGCATTGAGGGGCACCAAACTACAAAGTTCATGACACAAAATCCAAAGGAGGCAGTGGTCAACAAGAGTTTTATTATGTCAAAATAACCGACTTATACCTGCAAGTTACTGAAACAAACTCAACtagaaatcttaaaaaaaaatacacctttaTTTACACCAGTTTGATGTGTGCACCATCCCCAGCGCCCTAAGACTGGGCTAACCAAGACATGGTGCAATGCCAACAGAAGACAACACAGCCTGGGGCCAGTGATGACACTTGACTATTCTAATGTCAAGTACTGTTGAGCACACCTCCGATGTAAAATTTGCCCCACTTTGCTTTTAAACAAAGATTTCATCTGAACCATCTTACGATTCGAGGCATTGGCTGATGctcctgttttgaaacacttctgatactcaatttgaatgaatatcaagttttataaaggatcgtcggagataggcactcagaaataacgacaagacacttctggctaccaacaataggcactttattggtcccacacagaaatgataacacagttcaaacaagttgtatgaagctaaagaactcttaccgtgtgccagtagggtggagagccaacaccctcagcagagtgagcttcaatacgagctgggcgtctcGTACTTtgacccacagcggactctgctgtggagcatcgctcccctccttttatcctctaaagtgtgtgcatcgggagaggtgagtggccattctcatccctccctatgccacactgtttattgtttaatcaagtggcattgatctcaatcaagttttgacaattcaaacaaagcagactatgaagtcgtcagggcaggctccagagtccatctctgaaattgcttaggcaagcaagtcaccaagtcatgcaatcatctcaaagcagtttttttcactgagaagcaatacattgattaaagaaaacatcacaaaatattttaatataccATTCCACTCTTGGTGTTTACCTTAATCAatttataaaaacaatcaattagTTCTTCGGGCCAAGTCATTCTTAGCACTTCACTCCTCCaataacattgtgattttcattttcattcaataatatgatacttgttttattttccgaTTAAGTTCTTTCCGAATTCTTCGTACATAAAAACAAGATCCTACATTACACAGTGTTAGCACGCATATAGCAATTAGCGCAATGATCAAGGGCGGCACAAAAACGGTACGCGCGGTTGAAGACATTCCCGTAAAAATATCCCACCAATGATTAGCCGAAGCCTGCTGTACCATTTTAGCAGCATGCACTACTTTCCCCTTTACCACCATGGTCGACACCATGAGACTGGAGATGTTAGACGTATGTGACTTAATGAGGTTTTGTATGTCCGTAGAACTTTCCAATGCGCATTTGAAACGTTCCAGAGACACTTTCCAAGGGGAGTGAAGCACTTCCCACTGCACCGTAGTTAATCTACGGGACTCTGTGTAATTGGTCAAACGATACGTCATGTTACCCCAGTGCCATATGTGTACATTACCAAGGCATCCTACAAAAGGAACCGAAGGTACCTGCGAGTTATTTCGAGTTGTAGCCACACAGAGAGTGTGCGGTCCAACCTGCCACATCATCTCTCTGATTGGCTCCCTTGTCCAGTCGCAAAGTACGGCCTCTGAGTCGGTTAAACACGGGTTCGAATACGCATGTTGCAGTCTACAAGCCATCCCTTGATCTGTCATGTCgcacaaatttgatttaaagGTCATGTTCGTTTTTGGTTCAAACCAGTCTCCATCCATATGGAGAAACCAGTAGCTATCCCGTGTTATGACGGGTAAAACTTGGTATTTACACACCGTTTTCATCGTGGCCACTTTATACTGGGTCCAATACCCTGTACACTTTGTTCGGTCACTTTTGGTGTATTCTGGATGTAATTTAAGCCACAGGGAATCAGTTATATTCCAGATCTTACGCCACTCTCGAAAATTCCCTGAAGTTACCACTCtcaaaaaagattatttttgtGCCGCAGCATGTAGGGTTTGAATGCTACATACCGTCCAACTgctttgtttagtcaaattctgCAGCACGTTTTGTGCCTCTCCCCATAGGTTGATTTCCCAATTAAACACTGTTTTCCATAATTCCgcattttctttttgccccACCAAAGAAGTGGGAAGCCAAACCCCCACTTGATGTAATGCTCTAGCAGAGTGTTCCCCGGTGTTAGACAACATTGTTCTAGTCACTTCGTTATCAGCCGCATTTGCAAATCCCAATACAGTCCCCGTTCCCCCTAACAAGGTGTCATACCACGCTCTTTTCTTTCGTCCACACTTCGGAATCGGGGGAAAGTGGATTGTCCAAAACACTCTCGTTTCGATTGTTGCCTGTGCACGGTGTGTGCAGGTATCCAAAATGGGGGACAAGTGTGTCAAAGTTATGGTCGGCGGTAGCTTTTGAGGAATCACTTTCACCGGATACCCACGGTCATTGTGCCCAATAGGTTCGCTGTCTCCGATGATGAAGTCTTCATCCGCCACTATTGTCCAGTTTGATCCCTGATGATTAGGGTCGCATTCGGCTTTTTCATCGTAGTACCAGTCCCCATCATGAAAGAACACCGTGGCATTCAGTTTACATGACGTGTCCAGGGCGGTGACTGTCACCACGCTTCCCTCGATCACTTCAAGGATGTCGAGGTCGCACATCACTATCGGCTGATTACAAGTGATATTCAGTAGGATACCGTCAAGTTGTATAGATCTAGCTTCTTGACTTGTCCTGCAGGTTCAGCCCTTGGTCATCCCCCAGGAGGGCTGGACCATGGCACCAACGGCAAGGAGGCAGATGACCCAGCAGACGACACCTCCAGTGTCGCGGCGCCCAATGAGGTCCACGGTCTCGTCCGGTTTTAGCAGGTCTCCCGATCAGCAACTCCCACCAAGGCATTAATTCTCCAAGCTGTAACAAATTTGGTTACACGctaaacaacaagaaaaaacatgatTAGTTCTCTCGCATATAGCATTTGTTTATGGGTACATTTACCCACTTTTCTTCTCCTTGGTATAGAACGCTGACCGTTGCGTCAGTTCCCTGGGCTATAATTTCCGCAGCCCTGGGAGGTCCGTTCGGTTGTTTTACCCAAACTTTGGCTCCTGGTTTGTCTGTTGATCCAAACCCTCCATCACCTCGACTGGTTTGAAGTACAGGTCTGGGAATTTCCTGTACTGAAGTCATATTGCATGGTTTGATGACCAATTGTGCTATTTTAGCTCCTTTTTCCAAGACCAAGGGTTGGTCTGAGAGTAGTTTGCACACTACTCCCAGTTCTCCTTGATAGTCTGCATCTATCACTCCTGCCTGGATGGTCAGGCCTTTCAGTGACAGGCCACTCCGAGGAAGGATGTGACCGTACGTGCCTTTCGGGCACTGCAGACCCAACCCTGTTTTAACAATTTGAATTCCATGAGGGAGGAGTGTTACAGGTGCCAAAGTTCGCAAGTCAAGTCCGGCAGAGCCAGGCGTGGCTCTGACGGGAATTTCAGCCTCTGGgtcaattttccacattttaatacTTTCTGTGACCATTACAGGTTCTTGATTTGAAATCATTCGAATCAAAGGAGTCACCCCTGACCCCACAGGTCGGTTGTTCAATTGTCCCACGGACAATTCCAAATAGTCCCTCCATTTATTCAAAGTTCGATCTGAA containing:
- the stpg4 gene encoding protein STPG4; this translates as MCDLDILEVIEGSVVTVTALDTSCKLNATVFFHDGDWYYDEKAECDPNHQGSNWTIVADEDFIIGDSEPIGHNDHTPMPGLYRIRDLIEESNVNPIRKNRGIKGTDREHQPMGLKTEEVQMRQAMASSSFKTRPRPDVVTQGIRDKRNQWRRCPASKHLTHKSQWCELQSVSSPNFSFLLSFPSPSTKIEEKSPFCSFVFSVLSVHPCSFFFFYDSPIIHFLLRRHAIFRSSVQRIPFPPKEGPAPGAYTLSSKPADGITSCFKSKLPRLHTVHSVTPGPGAYEPHWKWVDNLTTVDPSFSLLFRNTP